CATTTGGCAGGAGCCCCCCCAAGAACAgaagaatattttcctgaacTCCCTACCAGGATAAGGGTGTCCATGACATCTTTGCAGATCTGTAAACTGGTATCACTTGTCACTTCCAGAAACAGATCCCGGGTCTCTTTTCTAATCTGTAAGAGTTTCAGAGATGAAGCAAGTCAGGAGTCAGAGCAGCTCACCCACAGCCCCCTGGACACATCCCAGTGCACAGAGTGAAGGCTTTCACCCTGTTTAATCAGGGGCAAAGCTCTGCTGttctttacaaataaaaaaacataTTATTGCCCGTAGGCTGGTGTTTTGGAACAGATTTAAAGAGATAAAACTATAACTCCCAGATCCCTCTCAGTCTGACAGTGGAGCCCATATAAACTGTAAGAGATTGTACTTGGACTACAAACACAAGTTTCACAGAACTGTGTATGCCTTTGACTTAAACATCTCTCAACAGAAAGAAACACTGCTTAGTTATTAATGTATTTCCATGAATGGGAAGTACCTTTGTTTTCTCACTGTTGGTTATTGGTGGGAAGGAAATCACAGCACCTTCAGCATCCACCAGGCACGGGTAGCTGTCTTTGccatccagcagctgcaggtacCTGCCACGAGAAACAAAGCAGCAAGAAGTGAGTGACTGAGAGAGCAGCTGGACACAAGGGCAGGAAATAGTGACAAAAAGGAATCGGTGCGTGATCTCAGCACTGCTTTGCAGCCCATTTGCTACTACATCAAGTTTACCTCATCTCTGATGCCCCCAGCTCACAGCATGTGCACCACACACCCTTCAATCCTCTCTGCTTCCCTTCTATCTGCTGTTCTGAACGCATCTGTCACATCCCCAGTGCAGTCACCTAAACGTATGTGGGAAAACCACAACAAGGCACTGACCTGTGCAGCCCAGAGACGTTCTGACGCTTCTTCTGCTTCCGCTGCTCCtcagcctccagctgcagctgccggagAAGATCCTTGGCCTTGATCTCCTTCCGACCCAGGGGCGTGATCTGCAccacacaggaaaacaaaacatttttgtcgcagacaacttttacgaaaaatcctttcttcaggatttttcctcctgagaagctgagaggcctcaggaacaaaatgcaaacaatggttatctgctgctgtggaatgcaacaggtccatctgtgattggtctcatgtggttgtttctaattaatggccaatcacagtcagctggctcagactctctgtccaagacagctgcctttgttatcattctttgctattctattcttagctagccttctgatgaaaccttctcttctattcttttagtatagttttaatgaaatatataaaataaaatgacaaatcaagccttctgaaacatggagtcggatcctcatctcttctctcatccaagaacccctgtgaacaccatcacacatTTTAACTGAATTTCACTCAAACACCAGGGTTACAACACTCCCCTGTAAGCAAGTCAATAATTAAACAATATTCCTGCATGTTGTCATGCCTTTTTCAGCatggaaataatttccatttcacaTGGATTGCTGTAACACCCACTTGAAAAACAGGCTCAGTCACTAGTACTAAACCAGGCACCTGGTACAGCAGGACAGCAAAGAAATCAGTACAACATCTAAAGTTCATGGAGTTTGTTTTCTAGGTTCTAGGGGATAAGAAAACATCCTTAAGCCCTACCTTGAGCTCGTCAGGAGGCTGAACATCATATGTCAGAGGAGCTTTGACCAGCTGCAAGTCGTGGGTGGCAATGGTGGCCACTGTGCGCTTCTCACAGATGTCCTCGTGCAGCTTGGTCTGAAACATAAAGGATGCCATCAAAATAGATCAAAAACTCAATGTGATTTATCCCTCCTATGGGCAGATTCTTCTGTATTCAATGCTGGCAGCACTACCAGCCAGGTGACTACAACAGAGCCCTTCCCTTCACCTGCATCTCTGTTACAGCCCAAATGCAAGGGTAGCAAAGCCTGACAACATGTGACATGTTTTTCTACAGGGAAACCAAATTTTAAGTCAGAAAGCAATTCCAAATACTCAAGCCTTGTAACCTGAAAGCAGCTGCCACCTGCCACCtaagggacaggtgagcagcAGGCCCAGGGACAGGTCTGTGAGTCAGGAAGCTGGAGCCAATTCAGGGGATCTCTCCACATGGACACAGGgttatttttagcttttaacAGGTTCCACAGCACTAACAAGCTGCTGTTACAATCACAACACAAATGTGAGTGTGTCCATTGCCTCACGGCAATACCTGAGCTCTGATGGGTCCTGCCCAAAAACCAGTTCTGCTGATTTCAGACTGATTGGgcatgtgctgctggcagggacagcccacCCTGTACCCTCACAGCtgctgggtgaggagctcaCCTTAAGTTTCCAAATTCATCTGCTGGAAGAGGCCTAAAACAGTCTATTTCCAACTCTGCCAGCAATATTCCCATTCCAAATGAGTACCATGAGGCTGCAGCTGTTACCTGCATGGTCAGGAACCTCTTGAGAGCATTGCCCGGCTTTAAGTTCACTCCTTTCAGCACACAGCACACGATGAAGGCTCGCACATCCTTGACACCCGGCCTCACTTTGACCACCAAAGGCGCTGGGTTCTCAGAGACGTGCAGAACCTTCACCAGCAGCTTGCTCGCCTCTTCCACCTcatcctgctccccatccccGCCGTccttcttctgctgcttctccctcttcttcttcctgACGTCCTCTCTGCCAGTCTCAGCCTTCCCCTTCCCACGTCCCCCGGCCCTTAGGTACTCCAGAATGGCCTTGGTCTGGCACCCATTGACCATCTTCTCCAGCCGCTTGTCCCTCAGCTGGTTGCCCTTGAAGTTGGCCTCCTTCAGGCGGGGGCAGTCGGCCAGCGCGGCAGGCAGCTCCCGCAGCTGGTTGTTGGCCACgtccaggctctgcaggagaCAGAGATGGGTATGGGGTGCGCGATGGGGACACTCTGGAGGAGACAGAGATGGGTCAGGAGTGCGTGATGGGGATGCTCTGGAGACAGAGATGGGTATGGGGTGCGCGATGGGGACGCTCTGGAGGGGACAGAGATGGGACGGTCAGGACTGCATGATGGGGACCCTCTGGAGGAGACAGAGGTGGGTCAGGGGTGTGCGATGGGGACACTCTGGAGGAGACAGAGATGGGGGGGTTCAGGGCTGTGCAATAGGGATGCTCTGGAGGAGACAGAGGTGGggtggccagggctgccccatggGGACGCTCTAAACAAGACAGAGATGGGACAGTCAGGGGGGCGCGATGGGGACGCCCTGGAGGAGACAGAGATGGGGCGGTCAGGGCTGCCCCACGGGGACCCGTGCGGGGCGCGGGCTCGGCTCCCACCTtgagcgccggcagcgccgcgaTGTCCGCGCCCAGCTCGGCCACCTCGTTGTCGGCCGCGTCCAGGCGGCTGAGCAGCGGGAAGGGCGCGGGCGGCCCGTCGGGGGCCAGGAGCCCTCCGGGCAGCGCTCGCAGCCGGTTCccggacagcagcagctcctgcagctgcggGGCCGCGCGGGCGAGCCCCGGGCCCAGCTCCCGCAGCCGGTTCGCGCTCAGGTTGAGGCTGCGCAGCTGCGGGAAGGCCGGGGCCGCGtcccccgcgccgccgcccgtCCCTCCGAGCGCGGCGGGCAGCGCCTCCAGCCCGTTCCCGGACAGGTCGAGCAGGCGGAGCGCGGGCAGGGGCCCGCCCAGCCCCTCGcccagcccggccgggcccAGCGCGTTGCGGCTCAGCACCAGCGTGTGCAGcgcgggcagcgcggccgccaCGCCCGGGCCGAGCTCCCGCAGCGCCGCGCAGCCGCTCAGCTCCAGCGActgcagcagcggcagcgccaGCAGCGCCTCCGGcagccgcccgccgcccgccgccacCCGCTCCGCCACCGCCGCGCCCGACAGCGACagctcccgccgccgctcccgcgcCGCCGCCTCCAGCTCCGGccacggccccgccgccgccgccgccatggcgCACAGAGCCCGCCCCGAGCCGCCGCCGTGCAAGGGCCGCCCCCGGCTCGGTCCCGCCCGCAGGGAGGGTCCGGCTGCCACCGGAACCCGCGGCGGGAACGCGGCAGCGGGAATGCAGCGGAACGGGATGGGATCACCGCTCCTGGATGCAGTGGTACCGTAAACAAGGCAAAATACGGGACCGCACGCTGCTGAGCCGCGGGTCTGCTCCAGCGGTGCCGCACAGGCCCAGGCACAGCTTACACAGGTAAAGCTCACACACGTGCAAGTCACACAGGTCCAGGTACAGCTCACATGTGCAGTTCACACAGCTACAACACACACCTGTACAGCTCACAAGTCACACAGGTCCAGTGACAGCACACACGTGtacagctcacacacacacagcacacactggTACAGGTCACACAGGTCCAGTTACAACTCACACATGTGCAGCTCACATACAGCACACACTGGTACAGGTCACACAGGCAGGGCTCACGCAGGTCCAGGTACAGCTCACACATGTACAGGTCCAGATacagctcacacacagcacacaatGCCACACACTGTCACAGCTGGTACAGGTCCCACAGGCATGGCTCACACAGGTACAGCACTCACAGGCACCCACGGGTACCACAGCCTCACACCACTCTGCACCCATTTCCATTGCAGCAGGTGGAAAATGCAGACGTACCCTCCAGACTGGCTAAAGTAATTTATTAAATATGTGCAATAAAAATAACTGGCATTTAACACAAGTGACTCCTTTTCCTGATAATATCTCCTAGATTTCAATATGTGATTAGCTCATCCAGCACTTAGGAACATGCAATCATTATAAATTGCTCTCTTGGAGTAGAGGAACACCAAGAGGTCTTTTGGGATGAGATCAACTCCTGCACCCAtggacaggggctgctctggaacCATCTCTGCAGTGACAAATGAAAATGCCCCAGCTGACACTCAGGCACAGCTCAGATGGACAGAGATCACTCAGGACCACACTCTTTCCTTGCTTTCCTACTGAGGCCCCATTGTTGCCAAATCCAGGTTCCAGTCCAACCCTTTGCAGCCCTTCTTTCACTGCCCAGACCCCCACCTGTGCAATGGATTTTCTCTGGAATATTCTGCTCAGGACTTGGTGGCACAGCATCAAACCTCACGGTGGTTTTCACTCCAGTGTTTATTCTGCCACTGCAGCAAAGCCAGGTTGTTAATTAAGGAGCAATCCCATAAATTCACCTTTAAACATGATATTGGTGGTACTTCTGTACTCCAAAAGGGTCCTTTCACATTctaaaaaattgttattttatcACCACTAAGTTATTTCCTGATTGTACTACAGAGTAGTTTTCATCCTTACACCTCTGAGCAAGATCAAAGGCTATTTTgagatatttattatttatttagcaTAGAGAATCAGGCCCTCAAATAGGAACCCATGTCactaaagggaaaataaaaacacctATATATATGTTCCTAATTGTGTATAAATATTGAGATATGTATTTTGAAGAGTTAGAGAAACAATTTATACAAAGAATTTTGAAATCCAAGCACACTGATCTACCTGGAAAATCCATAATCTGGTATGCAGGCTGCAGGCAAACTAGAAAAACTGTATTACAAAATCAGCTCTATATACAAAACAACACCACAAAGTCACTCCATGGGagcaaaaacccccaaatttcccctcaTATTATCATCACCATTCATTCCTGTGCCCATGGTACCAATTCCACACTGGAAAGCAACAGCTGGAATGTTAAAGAGAGAATGTTAGAGATGTGAGAATGGCTGCTTTGGTACAAAGCTTCATGCATGCCTTGGGTCTTTATAATAGACTGTCTCTCTGAAGCTGTTCAAGACACGTGCTCCAGTCTGTGGATGGTTATTTTAATCAATATCTAATTAAAGGAGCTCAGTATTTGAGCTGAAAGTGCACTAAAGCAGGCAAAAATGACTATATTTACTAATTCAAGCTCTTCAGGACCCAACcaagattattttttcatttctgtaagGGGAATACAGACTTGGAGGGTTTAGTTTAACCCTCCTGCCAAGTGGGCTCCTAAGGCACTTGGTGCACAGTGAGAGGCTGCAATGTCCTGTCACCTCCTGCACAGTGGCACAACCAGGAAAGCATCCAGCCAGCCCTCTGGCTTTTCATTTGGTGCAAATTCCTGGGGTTGAGCAGTGCTTTgggtacagctctgctgcctttagAACCCTAAAGCTGACACACACACAAGGCCAGGC
This Ammospiza nelsoni isolate bAmmNel1 chromosome 22, bAmmNel1.pri, whole genome shotgun sequence DNA region includes the following protein-coding sequences:
- the LRRC47 gene encoding leucine-rich repeat-containing protein 47; this encodes MAAAAAGPWPELEAAARERRRELSLSGAAVAERVAAGGGRLPEALLALPLLQSLELSGCAALRELGPGVAAALPALHTLVLSRNALGPAGLGEGLGGPLPALRLLDLSGNGLEALPAALGGTGGGAGDAAPAFPQLRSLNLSANRLRELGPGLARAAPQLQELLLSGNRLRALPGGLLAPDGPPAPFPLLSRLDAADNEVAELGADIAALPALKSLDVANNQLRELPAALADCPRLKEANFKGNQLRDKRLEKMVNGCQTKAILEYLRAGGRGKGKAETGREDVRKKKREKQQKKDGGDGEQDEVEEASKLLVKVLHVSENPAPLVVKVRPGVKDVRAFIVCCVLKGVNLKPGNALKRFLTMQTKLHEDICEKRTVATIATHDLQLVKAPLTYDVQPPDELKITPLGRKEIKAKDLLRQLQLEAEEQRKQKKRQNVSGLHRYLQLLDGKDSYPCLVDAEGAVISFPPITNSEKTKIRKETRDLFLEVTSDTSLQICKDVMDTLILKIAELNRSALENKEGSGSDMESDALCGPGNLNLPLVVEQVRVVDMDGNLKVLYPSKTDLATVASLLTVIR